Below is a genomic region from Clostridia bacterium.
GGCTCATGGTATTTATAGGCTTGAATGGTCATCTGGATGGGGCCGTAGTCCAGGTAATACTTCCCCGGTTTCAGAAATTGCAGCACCCTATTCACCTTTTTTCACAGTCGATACGTGTACGATCTTGTCCACGTGTCCGCCAATTTCTGCATACTTGTCTTTCCGCATGGTATATTCGATGGGAGCCACGGTAGCCGGCGTGGGTACCCAGGTAAAGGCTTTGGGCACCACTTTCTCCACGTCAACCATGAAGTTGATCCCGCCACCCGGCAATACAAATGCCGGGGCGCCGCCTACGGTTAATACTGCTTCGTTATTGTGCACGGCTTCCGACAGTTTCACGGGGTAGTTGGTGACCCCCGCCCTGGCACTGCCGCCGGTACCGCCCACATAGAGAGCCGAGACCCGGGCTTCTTCGC
It encodes:
- a CDS encoding 6-hydroxynicotinate reductase, producing the protein AEVGMTWSGVIPNARKSTRGRYFGEHGDGWGGTHIENPRDAIKEVDMSVAKPGIKILVTETTGQKAALFTVNERGEVEEIPMTPEVQAVVDLIAANCEEARVSALYVGGTGGSARAGVTNYPVKLSEAVHNNEAVLTVGGAPAFVLPGGGINFMVDVEKVVPKAFTWVPTPATVAPIEYTMRKDKYAEIGGHVDKIVHVSTVKKGE